The region CTGTCCATTACGTATTGGTGAAAAGCATCCACGAAATGGAGGAGTTTCTGCTCCACTAACCAGTGGTGCTTGCGGCTGTTTGTCACAGTGCCTCTACCCTGCAAGAGGCGTAATAGAGATCAAGGTAATTggaatatcatataaattggaAAGCCTTAAACATGTAGTCAATAAGAAATGGCATTGTCCACATTGAtccttaaattatatttatgcatgTGTCTTCATCTATGGTTATATGCTCTGTTCAAAAGGAAAACTCATGGCATACGCTAGAACAAAAACACTGGAGAAAAAAGTGGCAAAAATTAACCTTCCACATCAACCTCCGAGCCTTATCAAGAACAAATTTTGCACGCTTGACCTTCAATAGGAATCCCATCACCTACATAAAACATGGGAACAATTAGAGAGCACCAAGAAGACGACACCTTGGACAAAACCAGAGGTGGAAAAAATTACTTGGTTATACTTCTTAACAGCCTCTGTGTTAGCAATAAGTTCAAGCGGCCAAGAGACCTGTCACATCCAATACATGTATAGATAAAAGTTGATTCAAAAAATGGAGCTAAAAGATAATAGAAAGTGAACCTAAACATATAACGAACCTTGTAggtaaatttcattaaatcaaGCCCATCAATCCCAAAATTGTGAGTACGACTTTTACGAGGAGTCGAGGCAACAGTAGCTGCATTAGGTTGCTGATCACCATCGAAACCTTGATTTTTAGTGATGGACACAACCAATGAATCTGGAGAACTTAGTAGCATTCCATCGGCAGAGTTTGTAATAGATTCCTGCATTCAATAAACACAGACCATTACTATGATATGAAGTGGCAAGAGAAATGAAAACCACATTAAGCCAACAAACAGCACCAGTATATGCCAACTTAGCAGTGTAGTTGATCATTCAATATAATTAAATAGCAAACTCTGTTATGGAACTACTGATTCATCATATGTTGGACATCATGTTCTTTCTACATTGGTGGCAGAGTATGAGATTGTTAACCCTAGCTCCATATACCCAATAGTTCCTGCTGGGTAAGAAGCAACCAGAAAAGGGGCACAACCCACGCACATAGGAAGTAAACAAAATGGTGCCCCCTCAAAAAGCAGaggaaaaagcaaaaagaaatgCAAAAGGATAATACCGATACATTTCCAAAATCTAAAATCAATAAAGCCCAAAAATGGGCACAAAACTGTATAAAAGGATGAACGAAACCCAATATAACTAGGCCCTGAGATATTCTATTTTAATCTCCAACATGTAGTGCCCATTACACTCAAAAGCTCACCTATTTTTCTCTGTCCAAAAGTTCCAAAGTAAAGAAGAGGACACAGCTCACCATGCTATCAAACCCTTCTATTACCTATTTGtaggggggggagagagagagagagagagagagcactggACTACACAGTTTGAGATGTAAAAGAAGTTTCACATGAATCTAACGAAAGTATGACTTgggaaaataattaaagaaattaatttataaGATTTTCCTTTTATGGTAAAAGGGATCTCAGAGATAACAGATTCCAAGTATTCTTAAAATATACACTTCTCCAAACATAGAGGAAAATGGATATAAATTAAAAGCAGTTTTGTTACGTTGACAGCTGTCATGAAATCTTTGATCAAATCCTTGTAAACAAAAATCCTAGTAATTATCCCAGATGCAAGATATGGCTCCATAACAAGCACTGAAAGTAGAATCCCTAAAGCCTACCACAATGGTAAGCACACTATTCTATTGCATGGAGTAACTTCACCTGTAGTATTGTATTCAACTCAAAATCATCATCCCAGGTTTCTCCCTTGTCCAGCTTATTGAAAATCACAGTCAGAAAGTGCTGCAGCAGATCacctgaaaataaaaatctatcattgaatatgtcaaagaaatttgagatgTCTACTGACCAACATAGACCAGATTCAACTTGCTAAAAAATACCTGAACCTAACAAGTATATGGCACGCAATACTGCAAGCTCATCCATCAATCTCCAATCAGTCATCAACTTTGACAATATATGCCTGCCGATATAATCCACCTGTGACATATgaaagtgattttttaaaaaaatatatgaattgcATGCTTACCacacaacaagaaaataaagttcTATAAATTCGTTTGAGCTGTTTACTTGCTTCTTAATGTAGACAGTAAGACATTCCTGCATAATAACCACAGGAAGTGGAGTAGTTCTCGGTTCAACATTTTGAACCCAGCTAAGAACTCTTGATGAAAGGGTGCTGTTTTTCTGGAAAGGTAACAGCTCCGACATGTGGAGATCATCCTGTTCCCAAATTAGATAAAGCTCTCAGGAATACTCTTAAGGAATGCTAGAAAAGCTATAAGTAGAAAGCTGCTAAGAAGACTACCAGTCCAGTAGTACCTGAAATGAAGGAAGAAGAGTAGGAAAAGGAAACAACACTTCTAACAGATCTGTGTCATTTTGTGAACGAACATATTCGGATTCACCAAAATGAAAACCAAAGGTATAGCTTGTTCCTTGAGTAGCATGAGAAGATCTGCTCTCACCACCAAATATGGCCTGTCGTAAAACCTCATCGTTTAACGGGGATAGATAGAAATTTCTAGACAAGTTAAATGTTTTCCAGGCATCCATATTCTTTCTAAGCATTGTCTGACACACAGTAATAACTGGATTTTCTGCACAGAACGATTCCAAGAGGGGCAATTTATCCAAAGTACCCGCAAATATATAATCTGCATTTGCATCTTGAAAATAACTTGCATCCTTATGTGCAGACTCTAAATTGGTCGTTTTTTTCTGCAGCAATGTATCAACCAAGAACTTATACCAAATCTTCTCTGAGCATGCTAAAAGTGGCAAAGTTCCACTACCATGATTTTCCACTTTTAGCTTGTTCAAACAGGATTCATCAAATGATGTAGTAATCTCAGATTTGCAGTGGTCACCTTGCCAAAAGTATCTAGAGATATGATCACCATGGCCTATAAGACCTGCTAAGGACACGAAGAAAATTTCTGATAAGGTCAACCCTGCTATACTCTGCCCACAATGAAGACTATCACCAGAACTTTCAAAACCATAAAACTGAGAATCACTTCCTTTGCCAGATGCTGCTGAGAATGAGGTCGGAACATGTCGGACAAGCTGCAATGATTTTCCAGCAGATAAAATTGATTTAGATATGTCCTTAATAAACAGAGGACAAGCTTGGCAGTCTCTAATGCCCCGCTCTTTTCCTTTGATAGAACTAGACACAGCGATGGAATCCCGTTCACTGATTTCCTTCTTGTCATTTGTTAGAGGTACACGATCAGTGGCACGTGTTGTGGTAGAGAGCTCATCATCAGACTTCTGAAACTGTACTAATCTTAATAAATAGCTCTTCTCCCAAAACTCAGCTTCATCAACAGAGATTGCTCTGTTAGCATAAAAGAACATCTGCGAAGTGTACAAGGATGATCAACACAGTATTTACAgataatagaagaagaaaatgaacagTAATAATAGAGAGTCCTCTGTCAATACTGTGTAAATAAATCATGAGACAACTTTTATTTCAGAAGTACATATATCAGGAACATATGGCATACAAACATTCAACTGATTAAAGATCTTATGGGGTATCAAACATGATGTTCCCTCATATCCACTCAGACAACACAATGAAAGTCATctgcaaaaaaattattaacattgTTGCACCAGGGAAACCTTTTCGGAAAGAATTACATGAAATGATCTCAATCTTCAGAAGTGTAGAGTTACATCAAATGTGTCCTTGAGcacaaaataaacaaactttTCTATGCTTTTGGATATAAAACAAATTGTTAATCACAATTACCTCCTCAAAAGGATCATCTAGTGTTCCTTCAAATAGCCAGGAATCAAGACCCTCAATATATGGCAACAAACTCCCAACAAATATATGGAGTAGCATCTGATAAGCTTCCTCCTGAAATTAGCAAAAGTTCTAAATTTTAATGCATATACTAGgcaaaacacaagaaattaaatgcCAAGCACAATGAATTGCACAGTAGTAACAACCTCACCACCTTGCACTAGACACACTTCATCAAGCTTCTTGTAAAGATAGTCAAGCACGTGAACAGCCAATTCAGCAGCTGGAACAGAagatttagtttcaaaagaCTCTTGGGGAATAGCTCCATGGACTATTTGAAATAGGTGCTCAGCACCTGAGCAAAGACTAATATCAATAAAAGGTAATCAGTGATTGTCAACACAAGAAGAGGATAAACAAGACTGAGACCATAAATGTGATTACATAATGAATACCTTATAGAGGAGGGAAAAATAACCTATGTAACAAGGACACTGAGATTAGTGTCACCTGTAACTCAAAATGAAAGATGTCTAATGTAGTGACcccaaacaaaatgaaatatgaTAAGCATGTTGGACCTAGAGACAGAGTCAAAATGCTTATACATGATGATGTGTCTAACACAGAAACTTATGATGTTTTAGGGCTGCCCTTACAAGGATGAGAAGCGATGGTGGTGCAAATTCGAAAGATCAAACCATTTTCAGTTTATGTTCCtcctccttttttattttctttctcttattcAGTAGGCTCCTTGACCCATAGAATAAAACTTTCAAGataaaattgataaaagaaGATCTCAACACAAAGTTGAGAAACTATGGATAGTATTAGTGACCATCAGGATAACCCAAGCTGCAACAAGTACCACATTGCAAACTCCAATGAGGTTTAACAAGTACGAACCTTGATAAAGAACTCGTCAAACCTAATAAGGTCAGAGTGGTCCCAATGTCAGCATCATGTATCTTCATTTCCTCCTTGAGAGCAATATCCCTCAACCTCTGCTCTAAAAACAGGTAAATTTAGTCATCATGATAGTGATAAAGATCATAGATTGtagaaattatatatttaatccAGTGATTGGTATTAAATACATGCCTTAAGCCATGCAGAAACAGAGCATGTAAATGCCCTCAAAGTAGGAGGAGGTAATCTCACAGATGTCTCAACTTTATTGACTACTATTTCTACCAGCTGTAAGCATGTCGCAGCATACATAAATTGATTCAGAATGGTGACAAGGCTTGTATGGGAAAGGTGAGCCACATATATTCCGGTTTTGGCATTAAAACCCCCTTCACTCTGGTCCCAATAAAACAGGGAACTAGAAAGTCCTTGCAACATCCGCAAAACACCTTGTACCTAAGACGAGAAGACAAAGATGGTATCTTTAAGTTAAAAGCAGATATGGAAGCAAAATTAGGAGCATATTATGCCAAGACATGGCCGTACCAGGTCAACTTCATTTGTCCTCAAGGAGGAAATTGGTGTTGCAAAATGTATGCCATCAGAGAAGACATCATAGATCCTATTGATTAAACTTTCAGAAACTTCTGTCTTTGCCCTCTCTGCTGATTGGCGGTAATGCAAGTCTatgagaggaagaaaaagcatAGTTTCTGTACTGCATAGCCTGACTAAAATTAAAACCATAATACAAAAATCCCCAAAACTAATATAGTTCATTCTCAGGAGAGAATTTCAGAACATTGAGGACAATACTTCCCCTATGTATTCCCTTTAGCATCTATGAATGATTTTAACTAAAAACAAATTGGGTATAACTCCTATTAGGTTCCTGAGTCAAGTTCTTTAGATTCTGTTTCAAAGAACTACTATATCAAAGGGAAGAATAGAGAATCAAGATTCATCATGCACCAAAGGGCTCATTTGGTATGAAGTTTCACAAGGAATAATCAACTAACCAGTAGATTTCTATTGTCTAGTCTTTAAATTCTAATATTTCAATTCTATTGATTGGAAAAACACATTTGACCCAACAGATAGAGGCATTCAAGAAACTAATCTACTTGTTATCAATGTGGGTTCAATTAATGGGCATACTCATTTAACTACATTCCCAATTAAACAATAAACTCAACTCAAGTTTCAAACTTGAtaagtcttttttttaatttaaaaaaaaaatctttttcctgGGTGTTACAACAAATGAAGCTTGGAAAACTTCAAATTAGTTCTTCTATTTAGACCCATTTACACCGTGTTTGGGAGTCTAATTTggaaagtaataaaaaataaattaaacaaaataaacgCAATAAAAATTAGTGAACTAGATGTGGAAAACGTATTACCATAGCAGAGAGGTTTTCCCATTGAAATAATTTACGGATCAACCAACGATAGCAGGGAAAACAACACTTTGGCTACTGTGGTTTCCGTCAAGGAATTTCTTCGTTTTGCCCTAATTCTTCTCTGGGGCAAACTCAAATGCGCATAAGAAGAGCACAGCCCTGCTCTTGCCGGTCGCGTTGCGAGGCATTGGGGTTCAGCACTTTGGCTACTGTGGTTCCGTCAGCTTTCTGCAAATCGGCGCGGTAGTGAATTTCAATTAAAAGTCTCtgatgtgtttttttattaagagtttCGAAAagtggtttttgggtttttttattaaggtctatttgggtttgcgatttcaaaaagtgttatttataattatgattttaaaatgtacgatttgaaaaaagtaatttttaaagaCGCTAttaaacgtttggtaaaatcacagtttagcctttaaaattctgcgttttaaaaaaaccatcATCTTACTTGCAAttgaaaaagcatattttttacgtttttaaatcgcaatttttaaaaacgtagtaaccaaacgatttatgttttgtgatttggcttaaaattgcatttattgtctacaaaatcgcaatctcaaacgcaccttaaaaaaaaaatgttttaaaatgatataaaatgagaaatgtttttttatgggatgtttgaaaaatattttgcatttcagaaaaaactttaaaaattattttacgttttaaattagagaaatactattttgtattctcttgtCTTCCTTccatcattttttactaatGTGATATTGGAAattccctatattttttttttcttttatttaatattaatcTAAAGGTAAATTGGCAGACAATACCATATCAGAGAATGATATGAAAATGACCATAGGAAGATGCATAGcacatcttttaaaattatttgttaatattttaagaaaagtaATAGGCGTCATTTAACAACACCTttttagaaagctttttacattttagtaaaaatattattaaataattcaaaaccaAATCACTCATaactatttttatctttatttcacattaaaatactttttcaaaaaaaaaagaaaaacgcattctaaaaagttttatctaactttttttcttttttttttttgaaatgagcTTATAATCCCATGCAAGAAAGTCACAGCCTAACACTCAGAAAGAACAATGCTTGACAGATAGACCGGGAAAGAACCAAGCCATACATGATTCCGCTGCTGAAGAACAGCCAGTTTAGCCAACTTGTGAGTCGCCATGTTCCCTGTCCTTCTCACATGACTAACATCCCATCGATCGAAAAAAGACAGAAGATAAAGCGATTCCCCTATAAGATTGTCGAGGTAGCCAGCATCGGCACTCTTCCTGGAAATGGCCTGTACCACCTCCAAGGCATCCCCTTCCAGCACCACAGACTTCAAGCCCAGAAACAGTCCAAATTCGGCACACAGTCTAGCTCCGAAAGCCTCTGCCACGGACGAGTTGGAAATGTTACGGTGAAAAGAGCACTTAGCCCCCAGGACCTTACCATTGGAGTCTCTGGCTACAATCCCCACCCCTATCATCCTCTGCTTCCTATCTACCGCTGCATCCCAATTCAACTTATAAGTCCCCTGCTGAGGTTTAGACCACTGTATAGATAAAGGGGATGGATTTTGatgagagaaaaggaaagaagaatcATGGGCTTCCTTAAAGGCCGAAAGAGCTTCCTTTGCGCTTTTGATCAAACAGCTTGGGGGAGTGAAGACACCTTCGAAAACAAATCTGTTGCGCCTGTACCAAATCCTCTGCGCCACCATAGCGAACAACTCCAAATCTTCCGAACTCAACCTTCCACTCAAACTCCCAAATAAGTTCAGGAAATCAACATTCCCAGAAGTACTTTTATGGATCCGAGGAGGGCATCCAAACCAAACCGCCTTAGCAGCCTCGCACAGCCATACAGCATGGGTACTGGATTCTGTCTCTAGACCACACAAAGGGCAAAGCGGATCCTCAACTAACTTCCTTTTCCATAATTTTTCCTTAGTAGGAAGAATCTCATTGCAGACTCTTCAAATAAAAAGTTGTGTTGATCTGGGAATCTTCAAATTCCACAAGAGTTTCCAACACTCTCTGGTATGAGGGGAATTCGAACTGCTACCCCGATACCTGTTCACCCGCTCCAAGTCAAGAAAATAGGCACTGCGCACAGAGAATTGGCCGTTTTTGTTACTCGCCCAGACCAATCTATCCTTCATCAATCGGGGGCTAATGGGGATGTTGCATATCACTTCCACTGTATCAGCCGAAAAAAGTTGTGCCAAAAGAGGTACGTTCCACCAATTAGTATCAAAATCAATTAATTCACACACTCCAGCTTCCGGGTTCAGTACCTGCACCTGAGCTTGAAAATGATGAGGTTGAGGGTAAGGGATCCATTTATCGTCTCTGATTTTTATCTTAGTACCATCCCCGATCCTCCACATTATACCCTCCTTCAACAGAGGAATAGACTCTCATATGCTTCTCCACGAAAAGTTTTATctaactgttttttattttgaatgtcgtttttttatttttaaacatcaAAATTCTTATATTATTCTtccaaaagttaaaaataagtGCCTACTTTTTTTTcgaaagtttttttaaaattaatattcacTCTTTATAAGTAAAAAACAGGAGTTTTGACATTTTTATAtactatctttatttaaaaaaatgaaaagaaaattacgaAAGGAAACAAGCTTTAGCTGCCATTGGGTAGACAGCTTGCAGAAATCTATTGTGAAATGAACTGATTGACACAAG is a window of Alnus glutinosa chromosome 4, dhAlnGlut1.1, whole genome shotgun sequence DNA encoding:
- the LOC133866426 gene encoding uncharacterized protein LOC133866426 isoform X2, translating into MGKPLCYDLHYRQSAERAKTEVSESLINRIYDVFSDGIHFATPISSLRTNEVDLVQGVLRMLQGLSSSLFYWDQSEGGFNAKTGIYVAHLSHTSLVTILNQFMYAATCLQLVEIVVNKVETSVRLPPPTLRAFTCSVSAWLKRLRDIALKEEMKIHDADIGTTLTLLGLTSSLSSLCSGAEHLFQIVHGAIPQESFETKSSVPAAELAVHVLDYLYKKLDEVCLVQGGEEEAYQMLLHIFVGSLLPYIEGLDSWLFEGTLDDPFEEMFFYANRAISVDEAEFWEKSYLLRLVQFQKSDDELSTTTRATDRVPLTNDKKEISERDSIAVSSSIKGKERGIRDCQACPLFIKDISKSILSAGKSLQLVRHVPTSFSAASGKGSDSQFYGFESSGDSLHCGQSIAGLTLSEIFFVSLAGLIGHGDHISRYFWQGDHCKSEITTSFDESCLNKLKVENHGSGTLPLLACSEKIWYKFLVDTLLQKKTTNLESAHKDASYFQDANADYIFAGTLDKLPLLESFCAENPVITVCQTMLRKNMDAWKTFNLSRNFYLSPLNDEVLRQAIFGGESRSSHATQGTSYTFGFHFGESEYVRSQNDTDLLEVLFPFPTLLPSFQDDLHMSELLPFQKNSTLSSRVLSWVQNVEPRTTPLPVVIMQECLTVYIKKQVDYIGRHILSKLMTDWRLMDELAVLRAIYLLGSGDLLQHFLTVIFNKLDKGETWDDDFELNTILQESITNSADGMLLSSPDSLVVSITKNQGFDGDQQPNAATVASTPRKSRTHNFGIDGLDLMKFTYKVSWPLELIANTEAVKKYNQVMGFLLKVKRAKFVLDKARRLMWKGRGTVTNSRKHHWLVEQKLLHFVDAFHQYVMDRVYHSAWLELCEGMAAARSLDEVIEVHEAYLLSIQRQCFVVPDKLWALIASRINSILGLALDFYSIQHTLSSGGAVSAIKARCEMEVDRIDKQFDDCIAFLLRVLSFKLNVGHFPHLADLVTRINYNYFYMSDGGNLMVAPSSETVGLRLGKAFGGRTE
- the LOC133866426 gene encoding uncharacterized protein LOC133866426 isoform X1 → MGKPLCYETMLFLPLIDLHYRQSAERAKTEVSESLINRIYDVFSDGIHFATPISSLRTNEVDLVQGVLRMLQGLSSSLFYWDQSEGGFNAKTGIYVAHLSHTSLVTILNQFMYAATCLQLVEIVVNKVETSVRLPPPTLRAFTCSVSAWLKRLRDIALKEEMKIHDADIGTTLTLLGLTSSLSSLCSGAEHLFQIVHGAIPQESFETKSSVPAAELAVHVLDYLYKKLDEVCLVQGGEEEAYQMLLHIFVGSLLPYIEGLDSWLFEGTLDDPFEEMFFYANRAISVDEAEFWEKSYLLRLVQFQKSDDELSTTTRATDRVPLTNDKKEISERDSIAVSSSIKGKERGIRDCQACPLFIKDISKSILSAGKSLQLVRHVPTSFSAASGKGSDSQFYGFESSGDSLHCGQSIAGLTLSEIFFVSLAGLIGHGDHISRYFWQGDHCKSEITTSFDESCLNKLKVENHGSGTLPLLACSEKIWYKFLVDTLLQKKTTNLESAHKDASYFQDANADYIFAGTLDKLPLLESFCAENPVITVCQTMLRKNMDAWKTFNLSRNFYLSPLNDEVLRQAIFGGESRSSHATQGTSYTFGFHFGESEYVRSQNDTDLLEVLFPFPTLLPSFQDDLHMSELLPFQKNSTLSSRVLSWVQNVEPRTTPLPVVIMQECLTVYIKKQVDYIGRHILSKLMTDWRLMDELAVLRAIYLLGSGDLLQHFLTVIFNKLDKGETWDDDFELNTILQESITNSADGMLLSSPDSLVVSITKNQGFDGDQQPNAATVASTPRKSRTHNFGIDGLDLMKFTYKVSWPLELIANTEAVKKYNQVMGFLLKVKRAKFVLDKARRLMWKGRGTVTNSRKHHWLVEQKLLHFVDAFHQYVMDRVYHSAWLELCEGMAAARSLDEVIEVHEAYLLSIQRQCFVVPDKLWALIASRINSILGLALDFYSIQHTLSSGGAVSAIKARCEMEVDRIDKQFDDCIAFLLRVLSFKLNVGHFPHLADLVTRINYNYFYMSDGGNLMVAPSSETVGLRLGKAFGGRTE
- the LOC133866426 gene encoding uncharacterized protein LOC133866426 isoform X3; protein product: MGKPLCYAERAKTEVSESLINRIYDVFSDGIHFATPISSLRTNEVDLVQGVLRMLQGLSSSLFYWDQSEGGFNAKTGIYVAHLSHTSLVTILNQFMYAATCLQLVEIVVNKVETSVRLPPPTLRAFTCSVSAWLKRLRDIALKEEMKIHDADIGTTLTLLGLTSSLSSLCSGAEHLFQIVHGAIPQESFETKSSVPAAELAVHVLDYLYKKLDEVCLVQGGEEEAYQMLLHIFVGSLLPYIEGLDSWLFEGTLDDPFEEMFFYANRAISVDEAEFWEKSYLLRLVQFQKSDDELSTTTRATDRVPLTNDKKEISERDSIAVSSSIKGKERGIRDCQACPLFIKDISKSILSAGKSLQLVRHVPTSFSAASGKGSDSQFYGFESSGDSLHCGQSIAGLTLSEIFFVSLAGLIGHGDHISRYFWQGDHCKSEITTSFDESCLNKLKVENHGSGTLPLLACSEKIWYKFLVDTLLQKKTTNLESAHKDASYFQDANADYIFAGTLDKLPLLESFCAENPVITVCQTMLRKNMDAWKTFNLSRNFYLSPLNDEVLRQAIFGGESRSSHATQGTSYTFGFHFGESEYVRSQNDTDLLEVLFPFPTLLPSFQDDLHMSELLPFQKNSTLSSRVLSWVQNVEPRTTPLPVVIMQECLTVYIKKQVDYIGRHILSKLMTDWRLMDELAVLRAIYLLGSGDLLQHFLTVIFNKLDKGETWDDDFELNTILQESITNSADGMLLSSPDSLVVSITKNQGFDGDQQPNAATVASTPRKSRTHNFGIDGLDLMKFTYKVSWPLELIANTEAVKKYNQVMGFLLKVKRAKFVLDKARRLMWKGRGTVTNSRKHHWLVEQKLLHFVDAFHQYVMDRVYHSAWLELCEGMAAARSLDEVIEVHEAYLLSIQRQCFVVPDKLWALIASRINSILGLALDFYSIQHTLSSGGAVSAIKARCEMEVDRIDKQFDDCIAFLLRVLSFKLNVGHFPHLADLVTRINYNYFYMSDGGNLMVAPSSETVGLRLGKAFGGRTE
- the LOC133866426 gene encoding uncharacterized protein LOC133866426 isoform X4: MGKPLCYERAKTEVSESLINRIYDVFSDGIHFATPISSLRTNEVDLVQGVLRMLQGLSSSLFYWDQSEGGFNAKTGIYVAHLSHTSLVTILNQFMYAATCLQLVEIVVNKVETSVRLPPPTLRAFTCSVSAWLKRLRDIALKEEMKIHDADIGTTLTLLGLTSSLSSLCSGAEHLFQIVHGAIPQESFETKSSVPAAELAVHVLDYLYKKLDEVCLVQGGEEEAYQMLLHIFVGSLLPYIEGLDSWLFEGTLDDPFEEMFFYANRAISVDEAEFWEKSYLLRLVQFQKSDDELSTTTRATDRVPLTNDKKEISERDSIAVSSSIKGKERGIRDCQACPLFIKDISKSILSAGKSLQLVRHVPTSFSAASGKGSDSQFYGFESSGDSLHCGQSIAGLTLSEIFFVSLAGLIGHGDHISRYFWQGDHCKSEITTSFDESCLNKLKVENHGSGTLPLLACSEKIWYKFLVDTLLQKKTTNLESAHKDASYFQDANADYIFAGTLDKLPLLESFCAENPVITVCQTMLRKNMDAWKTFNLSRNFYLSPLNDEVLRQAIFGGESRSSHATQGTSYTFGFHFGESEYVRSQNDTDLLEVLFPFPTLLPSFQDDLHMSELLPFQKNSTLSSRVLSWVQNVEPRTTPLPVVIMQECLTVYIKKQVDYIGRHILSKLMTDWRLMDELAVLRAIYLLGSGDLLQHFLTVIFNKLDKGETWDDDFELNTILQESITNSADGMLLSSPDSLVVSITKNQGFDGDQQPNAATVASTPRKSRTHNFGIDGLDLMKFTYKVSWPLELIANTEAVKKYNQVMGFLLKVKRAKFVLDKARRLMWKGRGTVTNSRKHHWLVEQKLLHFVDAFHQYVMDRVYHSAWLELCEGMAAARSLDEVIEVHEAYLLSIQRQCFVVPDKLWALIASRINSILGLALDFYSIQHTLSSGGAVSAIKARCEMEVDRIDKQFDDCIAFLLRVLSFKLNVGHFPHLADLVTRINYNYFYMSDGGNLMVAPSSETVGLRLGKAFGGRTE